In the genome of Pseudorca crassidens isolate mPseCra1 chromosome 12, mPseCra1.hap1, whole genome shotgun sequence, one region contains:
- the ARK2C gene encoding E3 ubiquitin-protein ligase ARK2C isoform X2 → MVLVHVGYFVLPVFGSVRNRGAPFQRSQHPHATSCRHFHLGPPQPQQLAPDFPLAHPVQSQPGLSAHMAPAHQHSGALHQSLTPLPTLQFQDVTGPSFLPQALHQQYLLQQQLLEAQHRRLLSHPRRSQERVSVHPHRLHPSFDFGHQLQTPQPRYLAEGTDWDLSVDTGLSPAQFQVRPMPQHYQHYLATPRMHHFPRNSSSTQMVVHEIRNYPYPQLHFLALQGLNASRHTSAVRDSYEELLQLEDRLGNVTRGAVQNTIERFTFPHKYKKRRPQDGKGKKEEGEESDTDEKCTICLSLLEDGEDVRRLPCMHLFHQLCVDQWLAMSKKCPICRVDIETQLGADS, encoded by the exons GTGCCCCATTTCAAAGGTCTCAGCATCCTCACGCTACCTCCTGCCGCCACTTCCATCTGGGCCCCCCCCAGCCGCAGCAGCTCGCTCCCGACTTCCCCCTGGCCCACCCGGTGCAGTCGCAGCCGGGCCTCAGTGCCCACATGGCCCCGGCCCACCAGCACAGCGGCGCCCTGCATCAGTCACTGACCCCGCTGCCCACCCTGCAGTTCCAGGACGTCACAGGTCCCTCCTTCCTACCTCAGGCCCTGCACCAGCAATACCTCCTGCAGCAGCAGCTCCTGGAAGCTCAGCACCGCAGGCTCCTCTCACACCCCAG GCGGAGTCAGGAGCGAGTGTCTGTCCACCCTCACCGCCTCCACCCCAGCTTCGACTTCGGCCACCAACTACAGACACCTCAGCCCAGGTATCTGGCTGAGGGCACTGACTG GGATCTCAGTGTGGACACCGGCTTGAGTCCCGCTCAGTTCCAGGTGCGGCCCATGCCCCAGCACTATCAGCATTACCTAGCGACTCCTCGAATGCACCACTTTCCCCGAAACTCCTCCTCCACGCAGATG GTCGTCCATGAAATCCGAAACTACCCTTACCCTCAGCTTCACTTCCTTGCTCTCCAGGGACTGAATGCCAGCAGACACACCTCCGCTGTTCGGGACAGCTATGAG GAGCTGCTGCAGCTCGAGGACAGGTTGGGAAATGTGACTCGGGGAGCTGTACAGAACACCATTGAGAGGTTCACCTTCCCCCACAAGTACAAGAAG CGAAGACCCCAGGATGGCAAGGGCaagaaggaagagggggaggagtcAGACACAGATGAGAAATGCACGATCTGTCTGTCTCTGCTGGAAGATGGAGAAGATGTGAG GCGCCTACCCTGTATGCATCTCTTTCACCAACTGTGTGTGGACCAGTGGCTCGCCATGAGCAAGAAATGCCCCATCTGCCGAGTGGACATTGAGACACAACTGGGAGCTGACAGCTGA
- the ARK2C gene encoding E3 ubiquitin-protein ligase ARK2C isoform X1, whose amino-acid sequence MVLVHVGYFVLPVFGSVRNRGAPFQRSQHPHATSCRHFHLGPPQPQQLAPDFPLAHPVQSQPGLSAHMAPAHQHSGALHQSLTPLPTLQFQDVTGPSFLPQALHQQYLLQQQLLEAQHRRLLSHPRRSQERVSVHPHRLHPSFDFGHQLQTPQPRYLAEGTDWSLLQPDGRITCASPWLCPCRDLSVDTGLSPAQFQVRPMPQHYQHYLATPRMHHFPRNSSSTQMVVHEIRNYPYPQLHFLALQGLNASRHTSAVRDSYEELLQLEDRLGNVTRGAVQNTIERFTFPHKYKKRRPQDGKGKKEEGEESDTDEKCTICLSLLEDGEDVRRLPCMHLFHQLCVDQWLAMSKKCPICRVDIETQLGADS is encoded by the exons GTGCCCCATTTCAAAGGTCTCAGCATCCTCACGCTACCTCCTGCCGCCACTTCCATCTGGGCCCCCCCCAGCCGCAGCAGCTCGCTCCCGACTTCCCCCTGGCCCACCCGGTGCAGTCGCAGCCGGGCCTCAGTGCCCACATGGCCCCGGCCCACCAGCACAGCGGCGCCCTGCATCAGTCACTGACCCCGCTGCCCACCCTGCAGTTCCAGGACGTCACAGGTCCCTCCTTCCTACCTCAGGCCCTGCACCAGCAATACCTCCTGCAGCAGCAGCTCCTGGAAGCTCAGCACCGCAGGCTCCTCTCACACCCCAG GCGGAGTCAGGAGCGAGTGTCTGTCCACCCTCACCGCCTCCACCCCAGCTTCGACTTCGGCCACCAACTACAGACACCTCAGCCCAGGTATCTGGCTGAGGGCACTGACTG GTCCCTTCTGCAACCCGATGGCCGGATCACCTGTGCTTCACCGTGGCTGTGTCCCTGCAGGGATCTCAGTGTGGACACCGGCTTGAGTCCCGCTCAGTTCCAGGTGCGGCCCATGCCCCAGCACTATCAGCATTACCTAGCGACTCCTCGAATGCACCACTTTCCCCGAAACTCCTCCTCCACGCAGATG GTCGTCCATGAAATCCGAAACTACCCTTACCCTCAGCTTCACTTCCTTGCTCTCCAGGGACTGAATGCCAGCAGACACACCTCCGCTGTTCGGGACAGCTATGAG GAGCTGCTGCAGCTCGAGGACAGGTTGGGAAATGTGACTCGGGGAGCTGTACAGAACACCATTGAGAGGTTCACCTTCCCCCACAAGTACAAGAAG CGAAGACCCCAGGATGGCAAGGGCaagaaggaagagggggaggagtcAGACACAGATGAGAAATGCACGATCTGTCTGTCTCTGCTGGAAGATGGAGAAGATGTGAG GCGCCTACCCTGTATGCATCTCTTTCACCAACTGTGTGTGGACCAGTGGCTCGCCATGAGCAAGAAATGCCCCATCTGCCGAGTGGACATTGAGACACAACTGGGAGCTGACAGCTGA